From the Bacteroidia bacterium genome, one window contains:
- a CDS encoding tyrosine-type recombinase/integrase, which produces MKSKVWLQKRANGYYYARYQLPDGSEKWRSTGKRTKREAMAFVQAHAEPQKKLVPVRLVTFADRVCEYVKANQAYRTFLSYDLALRSFIRIIGDKMLEDVTRADVDKFKIARMSEISSITVNIQLRSLRAIFNLGVRWELMQSNPFTNVKMIRLPERVPVFLTRDQFSKLRVTIDGHWMQDIIVFAVCTGMRQGEILNLQWRQVDLERRVVHVTNTESFKTKTGRGRIVPLNDLAVKTLEGRSRKWDLVFTYKGRPIRADSLRHLFKRAVRRAELPEAIHFHSLRHTFASWLVQDGVSLFQVGRLLGHSDSKTTEIYAHLQPETMHDVVSRLKL; this is translated from the coding sequence ATGAAAAGCAAAGTTTGGCTGCAAAAGCGAGCCAATGGGTATTACTATGCTCGCTATCAACTACCCGATGGAAGTGAAAAATGGCGGTCCACAGGCAAGAGGACAAAACGCGAGGCGATGGCGTTTGTCCAGGCGCACGCGGAACCGCAGAAGAAGCTGGTACCGGTTCGACTCGTCACATTCGCCGACCGTGTATGCGAGTATGTCAAAGCGAATCAGGCATATAGAACTTTCCTGTCGTACGATCTGGCGTTGAGGAGCTTCATTCGAATCATCGGTGATAAGATGCTTGAAGACGTCACCCGCGCGGATGTAGACAAGTTCAAGATTGCACGTATGTCCGAAATCTCATCGATCACGGTGAACATACAACTACGAAGTCTTCGAGCAATCTTCAATCTGGGCGTACGATGGGAACTCATGCAGTCAAATCCGTTCACCAACGTCAAGATGATTCGCCTTCCTGAACGGGTACCGGTCTTTCTGACTCGCGACCAGTTCAGCAAGCTGAGGGTCACGATTGATGGACATTGGATGCAGGATATCATCGTGTTCGCGGTCTGTACGGGCATGCGGCAAGGCGAGATACTAAACCTTCAATGGCGACAGGTCGATCTCGAACGCCGTGTCGTTCATGTGACCAATACCGAAAGTTTCAAGACCAAGACCGGAAGGGGACGAATAGTGCCGCTTAATGACTTGGCCGTCAAGACCTTGGAAGGACGATCGAGGAAGTGGGATCTCGTGTTCACCTACAAGGGGCGACCAATACGGGCGGACAGTCTCAGGCACCTCTTCAAACGCGCCGTACGCCGTGCGGAACTCCCCGAGGCCATCCACTTCCACTCCCTTCGTCACACGTTCGCTTCATGGCTCGTACAGGACGGCGTATCGCTGTTTCAGGTGGGACGCCTGCTTGGACATTCGGACTCCAAGACGACCGAGATTTACGCCCATCTGCAGCCGGAAACGATGCATGATGTGGTGAGCCGATTGAAGTTGTGA